One genomic region from Lycorma delicatula isolate Av1 chromosome 1, ASM4794821v1, whole genome shotgun sequence encodes:
- the LOC142324584 gene encoding uncharacterized protein LOC142324584 isoform X2 → MKNFKADNENYVNEKGTSFLRLSLKKPKDWKWSLTTSSSSPEVAVPDIQLVDEDGCLLVDTSKQKPDYFLDRYRNGKAASFSAKYTQTPEPKIYPTRKSRSETPQLQNVVRKVEEDTQDKGTVKKRYWNWFNKNSSELVSDKNYCHYKDVESKKKEISLIKSSPVPKLPVEFARRVLLTKDITGKHITSPKPEIRSIYKSTSSYDCSRKPREPYPKQVSFSFNQKSNFNEETCSYYEQRRYNKKSPSDTNSKLKISAKEDNRKDFHKQKQKIFETNCNNQDQDKEIKKNSFCSRYFRKKNDVISSNFGTNVSSSEENLSMNIYENLNFQSCSDFSTCIYNCNPIKKSESYRNFKSPTDKLRKNYFSTHQSRSRSSSDTHIIGSKEQSSSGRSRDNSRRRRRVRSRQHSESLCSSSSSDHETIRTPRGRRRKNKSQIMKYAKGTLC, encoded by the coding sequence atgaagaattttaaagcAGATAACGAAAATTATGTTAACGAGAAAGGAACATCATTTTTacgtttaagtttaaaaaaaccaaaagattGGAAATGGAGCTTAACTACGTCATCATCTTCTCCAGAAGTTGCTGTTCCAGATATTCAGCTCGTCGATGAAGACGGATGTTTACTTGTCGATACAAGTAAACAAAAACCTGACTATTTTTTAGATAGATATAGAAACGGTAAGGCAGCATCATTTTCTGCAAAGTACACTCAGACACCTGAGCCAAAAATATATCCGACAAGAAAAAGTCGATCAGAAACGCCGCAATTACAGAATGTTGTGAGGAAAGTTGAAGAGGATACTCAGGATAAAGGTACTGTGAAGAAAAGATATTGGAATTGGTTCAATAAAAATTCTAGTGAATTAGTAAGCGATAAAAATTATTGCCATTATAAAGATGTTgaatcaaagaaaaaagaaatatcgcTGATAAAATCCAGTCCGGTACCAAAACTACCGGTTGAATTCGCCCGACGAGTCTTATTAACTAAAGATATCACTGGGAAACATATTACATCACCAAAACCAGAAATAAGATCTATTTATAAGTCAACATCATCGTATGACTGTTCTAGAAAACCACGGGAGCCTTACCCTAAACAAGTTTCGTTTAGTTttaaccaaaaatcaaatttcaatgaAGAAACTTGTAGTTATTATGAACAGcggagatataataaaaaaagtcctAGTGACACAAACAGTAAACTAAAAATTAGTGCTAAAGAAGATAATCGTAAAGATTTTCATAAgcaaaaacaaaagatttttgagacTAATTGTAATAATCAAGATcaggataaagaaataaagaaaaatagtttttgttctAGATATTTTAGGAAGAAGAATGACGTAATATCTTCTAATTTTGGTACAAATGTAAGCAGCAGCGAGGAAAATTTATCGatgaatatatatgaaaatttaaatttccaaagtTGTAGTGATTTTTCTAcatgtatttataattgtaatcctataaaaaaatctgaaagttaTCGTAATTTTAAATCACCGactgataaattaagaaaaaattatttttcaactcaTCAAAGTCGATCTAGAAGTAGTTCAGACACGCATATTATCGGTTCAAAAGAACAGTCCTCGTCGGGACGTTCGCGGGATAATAGTCGTCGTAGAAGACGTGTCAGGAGTCGACAGCACTCTGAATCTTTGTGTTCATCTTCTTCATCAGATCATGAAACCATCAGGACACCTAGAGGTAGAAGAAGAAAGAACAAATCTCAAATTATGAAGTACGCAAAAG